A stretch of Rhinoderma darwinii isolate aRhiDar2 chromosome 4, aRhiDar2.hap1, whole genome shotgun sequence DNA encodes these proteins:
- the SF3B5 gene encoding splicing factor 3B subunit 5 has protein sequence MTDRYTIHSQLEHLQSKYIGTGHADTTKWEWLVNQHRDSYCSYMGHFDLLNYFAVAENESKARVRFNLMEKMLQPCGPPVDKPDDS, from the coding sequence ATGACGGACCGATACACCATCCACAGCCAGTTAGAGCATCTGCAGTCCAAGTACATTGGCACTGGCCACGCGGATACCACCAAGTGGGAGTGGCTCGTAAACCAGCACCGCGACTCGTACTGCTCCTACATGGGCCACTTCGACCTGCTCAACTACTTTGCTGTGGCGGAGAACGAGAGCAAGGCCCGAGTGCGGTTTAACCTCATGGAAAAGATGCTGCAGCCGTGCGGACCGCCAGTGGACAAGCCGGACGACTCCTAG